A genomic segment from Biomphalaria glabrata chromosome 16, xgBioGlab47.1, whole genome shotgun sequence encodes:
- the LOC106065857 gene encoding GTPase IMAP family member 7-like — translation MSLPKTSDLDLLLIGKTGNGKSALGNAILRRKCFKSVPSTSSVTKEIDTEVSEFEGRIIKVVDGPGVGDTRMDDPESKQLVVNAMHFAIAANPRGYHAFLLVVKFGGRFTSEDQDTITFLKQVFGQTFVQQFCILVMTCGDNFEKEVLNTSFKDWCQGQSGVFLELVKECNNRVLLFDNRNADEEKQVKQLKELIEMVDHLRSQGRRYTDENFKRAAKERERLLLGAKRPMIQEETMSSLSLILQKLQIIQCTIEPEKRISHLDELFLKCEDILDSIIEQDKQTGIFEDLKQTVKSVIETIFSEISFSQRMIEEKQKLKDKEEEMSRLFKEQLNLMEEEYKYQLEQDRIEQDRRQQLKEEQETIIRSRLEEQETLQQRIKDIEKEETARQLEKIAQLEEKYREEKKKNEEGFFGKVVQFVSWLFN, via the coding sequence ATGTCATTGCCTAAGACCAGTGACCTTGACCTTTTACTCATTGGTAAAACTGGCAATGGAAAGAGTGCCCTTGGTAACGCAATATTAAGGCGAAAGTGTTTTAAGTCAGTGCCCAGTACTAGCTCAGTTACCAAAGAAATTGATACTGAAGTAAGTGAGTTCGAAGGACGTATTATCAAAGTGGTGGATGGGCCAGGGGTTGGCGACACTAGGATGGACGATCCAGAATCCAAACAGCTGGTTGTCAACGCCATGCACTTTGCTATTGCCGCCAATCCAAGAGGTTACCACGCGTTTTTATTGGTCGTCAAATTTGGTGGTAGATTCACCTCTGAGGATCAGGATACGATTACATTTTTGAAGCAGGTTTTTGGACAAACATTTGTGCAACAATTCTGTATTCTTGTCATGACATGTGGCGACAATTTTGAGAAAGAAGTATTGAACACATCCTTCAAAGACTGGTGTCAAGGTCAAAGTGGAGTCTTCCTGGAACTTGTAAAGGAGTGCAACAACAGGGTTCTTTTATTTGATAACAGAAACGCAGACGAAGAAAAACAGGTGAAGCAGCTTAAGGAACTTATTGAAATGGTGGACCATTTGAGGTCTCAAGGGCGAAGATATACGGACGAAAATTTTAAAAGAGCCGCGAAAGAGCGCGAAAGACTGTTGCTTGGTGCCAAGAGACCAATGATCCAAGAAGAAACAAtgagcagtcttagtcttattctCCAAAAGCTTCAAATTATACAGTGTACTATAGAGCCTGAGAAACGAATTTCACATCTCGATgaattgtttttaaagtgtGAGGACATTCTTGATAGTATCATTGAACAAGATAAACAAACGGGAATATTCGAAGATTTAAAACAGACCGTCAAATCTGTCattgaaacaatttttagtGAGATTAGTTTCTCGCAGCGTATgattgaagaaaaacaaaaattaaaagataaagaagaagaaatgtccAGATTATTCAAAGAGCAGCTTAATCTCATGGaagaagaatataaatatcAGTTGGAACAAGACAGGATTGAGCAAGACCGTAGACAACAGTTGAAAGAGGAGCAAGAAACAATTATACGCAGTAGACTGGAAGAACAAGAGACTCTTCAGCAGCGCATCAAGGACATTGAGAAGGAAGAAAcagcgagacagctggagaagATCGCACAGCTAGAGGAGAAGTACAgagaagagaagaagaaaaacgaAGAAGGATTCTTCGGCAAAGTTGTTCAATTTGTGTCCTGGCTTTTTAATTGA
- the LOC106065858 gene encoding GTPase IMAP family member 7-like, translating to MASSHQKDINLLLIGKTGNGKSALGNSILRTVLFVSTSSTTSVTTSIAEAHTDFNGRRINVVDGPGVGDTRVDNELATVLVLEAMNEAIRSSPNGYNALLLVVRFGRFSNEDKDTVDFLKKLFGVESVKQNCILVITHGDDFESEESGEGFEEWCAAQQGVFQELLQECHHRAVLFNNKTKDKSTQDRQLKALIEMVDQLDNVYTDEHFSKAIPGRIHLMIEARRPIISFETSFEIQKITEKLERLHFNGNPANRTKNLDEIFMEALELQDLLDAQDAQTGLLENEKTEVKILLNEITSKYTL from the coding sequence ATGGCATCGTCTCATCAAAAAGACATTAATCTTCTCTTAATTGGAAAGACTGGGAACGGGAAAAGTGCTTTAGGAAATTCTATTTTAAGAACTGTTCTATTTGTTTCGACATCTAGTACCACCTCAGTAACTACCAGCATTGCTGAAGCACATACAGACTTCAATGGGCGCCGTATCAATGTTGTGGACGGTCCCGGGGTCGGAGACACGCGTGTTGACAACGAACTTGCCACGGTGTTAGTCTTGGAAGCCATGAATGAAGCCATCAGGTCTAGCCCGAATGGTTATAACGCTTTATTGCTTGTTGTACGCTTTGGTCGATTTTCTAATGAAGACAAAGACACAGTGGACTTTCTGAAGAAGTTATTTGGGGTCGAGTCTGTGAAACAAAACTGTATTTTGGTTATAACTCACGGGGATGACTTTGAAAGTGAAGAAAGCGGTGAAGGGTTTGAAGAATGGTGTGCTGCACAGCAAGGCGTATTTCAAGAGTTGTTGCAAGAGTGTCATCATCGCGCTGTTCTattcaataataaaacaaaggaCAAAAGCACCCAGGACAGACAGTTGAAAGCATTGATCGAAATGGTGGATCAGCTTGACAATGTCTACACAGATGAACACTTTTCCAAAGCAATTCCAGGACGAATCCATTTAATGATAGAAGCAAGGAGACCTAtcatttcatttgaaacatCTTTTGAAATTCAAAAAATCACTGAGAAGCTTGAGCGCCTTCATTTCAACGGCAATCCAGCGAATAGAACAAAAAATCTTGATGAAATATTCATGGAAGCTCTAGAACTCCAAGACTTGCTTGATGCCCAGGACGCACAGACTGGTTTGTTGGAGaatgaaaagacagaagtgAAAATATTACTAAATGAGATAACTTCCAAGTATACGTTGTAA